The following coding sequences are from one Lolium rigidum isolate FL_2022 chromosome 6, APGP_CSIRO_Lrig_0.1, whole genome shotgun sequence window:
- the LOC124662654 gene encoding TLC domain-containing protein 5-like yields MEDFVVSYVVTGLAFWSTAFLVMRALMPKRSYEFCNRAVSTMHAVAAVGMSCLSVADWSCPVCPLNAPSSQRQMKSLAVTLSYMIYDAACCHLNGDVRLDNTVHHLVSIVGIGAGLAYQRCGTEMMACMFITEISSPLLHLREMLKELGVKDTDLNLTVDILFAATFSVARMVGGPYLTYVTLTTDYPILIKAMAAGLQLVSAYWFLRILRMVRYKLGKKRPAAAPKVADN; encoded by the exons ATGGAGGACTTCGTGGTGAGCTACGTGGTGACCGGGCTGGCCTTCTGGTCGACGGCGTTCCTGGTGATGCGGGCGCTGATGCCCAAGCGGTCGTACGAGTTCTGCAACCGCGCCGTGTCCACCatgcacgccgtcgccgccgtcggcatGTCCTGCCTCTCCGTCGCGGACTGGTCCTGCCCCGTCTGCCCGCTCAACGCCCCCTCCTCCCAGCGCCAG ATGAAGTCGCTGGCGGTGACGCTGTCGTACATGATCTACGACGCGGCGTGCTGCCACCTCAACGGCGACGTGCGGCTCGACAACACCGTGCACCACCTCGTCAGCATCGTCGGCATCGGCGCAGGGCTCGCGTACCAGAGGTGCGGGACGGAGATGATGGCCTGCATGTTCATCACTGAGATCTCCAGCCCGCTGCTGCACCTCAGGGAGATGCTCAAGGAGCTCGGCGTCAAGGACACAGACCTCAACCTCACCGTCGAC ATTCTGTTTGCGGCGACCTTCTCGGTGGCACGGATGGTGGGAGGGCCGTACCTAACCTATGTCACCCTGACGACAGATTACCCGATCCTCATCAAG GCCATGGCGGCGGGGTTGCAACTGGTGAGCGCCTACTGGTTCCTCAGGATCCTACGGATGGTCAGGTACAAGCTCGGGAAGAAGAGACCTGCAGCGGCGCCCAAAGTCGCCGACAACTGA